In Anabas testudineus chromosome 12, fAnaTes1.2, whole genome shotgun sequence, one genomic interval encodes:
- the amacr gene encoding alpha-methylacyl-CoA racemase, translating to MALAGVRVIELAGLAPAPFCGMILADFGAKVIRVDRTKFATAVDTQARGKQSVAINLKSTEGVALLRKLCVQSDVVLEPYRKGVMEKLGLGPKELLKENPCLIYARLTGYGQSGPYATAAGHDINYLAISGLLSRLGRSGEKPYAPLNLLADFAGGGLTCALGIVLALLERTRSGKGQVIDTSMVEGAAYVGSFIWKSRRIGLWDHPKGENMLDSGAPFYDTYQTSDGKYMAVGAIEPQFYRQLLKGLELDDKELPEQMSVSDWPELRRIFTKCFASKTQEDWSRIFDGTDACVTPVLSFEQVSSHPHNQERASFIKDSSGEESPRPAPVLSRTPAEPCLASDPVIGEHTVEVLEEYGFTSAEINQMLAAGVVECNAVKAKL from the exons ATGGCACTGGCTGGGGTAAGAGTGATTGAGTTGGCAGGTCTGGCTCCAGCACCGTTCTGTGGCATGATCCTGGCAGACTTCGGAGCCAAGGTGATTCGAGTGGATCGGACCAAGTTTGCCACAGCTGTAGACACACAGGCCCGGGGCAAACAATCTGTGGCCATCAACCTGAAGTCCACTGAGGGTGTAGCTTTGCTCAGGAAGCTCTGTGTCCAGTCCGATGTGGTCCTTGAGCCCTATCGTAAAG GTGTGATGGAGAAGCTGGGTCTTGGTCCAAAGGAGCTGTTAAAGGAAAATCCTTGTTTGATCTATGCTCGGTTGACAGGGTATGGACAGAGTGGACCTTATGCCACTGCAGCTGGGCATGACATCAACTACCTCGCCATTTCAG GGCTTTTATCCCGGCTGGGTCGCAGTGGAGAGAAACCCTACGCTCCATTAAACCTGTTAGCAGATTTTGCAGGTGGTGGTCTTACCTGTGCCCTGGGGATAGTTCTAGCACTGCTGGAGAGGACAAGGTCAGGGAAAGGACAGGTCATTGATACTAGCATG GTGGAAGGAGCAGCATATGTGGGTTCATTTATATGGAAATCACGTCGTATTGGTTTGTGGGACCATCCTAAAGGAGAGAACATGTTGGACAGTGGAGCGCCCTTCTATGACACTTACCAGACTTCAGATGGAAAGTACATGGCTGTGGGTGCCATAGAACCACAGTTCTACAGACAACTACTAAAAG GCTTAGAGCTGGATGATAAGGAATTGCCAGAGCAGATGAGTGTCAGTGACTGGCCAGAGCTCAGAAGAATCTTCACAAAGTGTTTTGCCTCAAAAACCCAGGAAGATTGGTCCAGGATTTTTGATGGGACTGATGCCTGTGTTACACCTGTGCTGTCTTTTGAGCAGGTGAGCTCACACCCACATAACCAGGAAAGAGCTTCTTTCATCAAGGACTCCAGTGGGGAAGAAAGTCCCCGGCCAGCCCCAGTTCTCTCTCGGACTCCTGCAGAGCCTTGTCTTGCCTCTGATCCTGTTATTGGAGAACACACAGTTGAGGTCCTAGAAGAGTACGGCTTTACATCAGCAGAGATAAACCAAATGCTAGCAGCAGGGGTCGTAGAGTGTAATGCTGTTAAGGCAAAGTTGTAG